A part of Aegilops tauschii subsp. strangulata cultivar AL8/78 chromosome 2, Aet v6.0, whole genome shotgun sequence genomic DNA contains:
- the LOC109736787 gene encoding uncharacterized protein, producing MSSNASSYSNPFAVDPTEIRDINVHARVPVVLDASNSTYFAWKTYFSLLFRENNLVDHVDGTVDSRAMVDDPEWAAIDATIIRWFFTTISKDLFHMVVRTGDDARAMWVKLNNLFTDNKLRRRIFLQQEFFHCHQDEQSIDDYCRRLKTLADELRDIGAKVDDDLLLSTLTAGLNEDFGNAASNHTLMLEPSFPKFVAYLRLEERRMKGVKKRVQHHALAAGTSRGAPPVPCQQPPPPVPPGYFPLPPAPPAPPAAPQQPGGGCHGNRRGGGRKQQQASGGPHLQQ from the coding sequence ATGTCGTCCAACGCCTCCTCCTACTCCAACCCCTTCGCCGTCGACCCTACTGAAATCCGCGACATCAATGTCCACGCACGCGTCCCCGTCGTCCTTGACGCCTCTAACTCCACATACTTTGCGTGGAAGACGTACTTCTCACTGCTCTTCCGCGAGAACAACCTCGTGGATCATGTGGATGGCACCGTTGACTCCCGCGCCATGGTGGACGACCCCGAGTGGGCCGCGATCGATGCCACGATCATCCGGTGGTTCTTCACCACCATCTCCAAGGACCTGTTCCACATGGTCGTGAGAACCGGCGACGACGCCCGCGCCATGTGGGTTAAGTTGAACAACCTCTTCACCGACAACAAGCTTCGGCGCCGCATTTTTTTGCAGCAGGAATTTTTTCACTGTCACCAGGATGAACAGTCCATTGATGACTACTGCCGCCGCCTGAAGACGTTGGCGGATGAGCTCCGCGACATTGGCGCCAAGGTTGATGACGACCTCCTCCTCAGCACGCTCACCGCTGGCCTCAACGAGGACTTCGGGAACGCCGCCTCCAACCACACCTTGATGCTGGAGCCCTCCTTCCCCAAGTTCGTGGCGTACTTGCGGTTGGAGGAGCGTCGGATGAAGGGGGTCAAGAAGCGTGTGCAGCATcacgccctcgccgccggcaccTCCCGTGGCGCCCCACCCGTGCCGTGCCAACAGCCGCCGCCCCCTGTGCCTCCGGGGTACTTCCCCCTGCCACCCGCGCCTCCCGCCCCTCCCGCTGCCCCCCAGCAGCCTGGTGGCGGGTGCCACGGCAACCGCCGCGGGGGCGGCCGCAAGCAGCAACAGGCGTCGGGGGGGCCTCATCTGCAGCAGTAG